Proteins from a genomic interval of Chloroflexota bacterium:
- the argF gene encoding ornithine carbamoyltransferase, with protein MSSLTLQSKHLLSVADLSPAEICALVERARDIKRTPDAARPLQGKTVALLFEKPSLRTRVSFEVGTANLGGNCLYLSPAEVGIGGREAVSDVAQVLSRYVDCIVYRCYSHAMLAELAHYATVPVINALSDDEHPCQTLADLTTVLEQRGSLPGTTLAYIGDGNNVARSLGLGCAAVGMHYRIASPEGYGLSPDDERAIEALAAANGGSATFLRDPREAVAGANVVYTDVWASMGQEDEAAVRKEVFLGYQVNPELMALAAPDAVFMHDLPAHYGEEVPHGFLDGPQSVVFDQAENRLHAQQALLEALLG; from the coding sequence ATGTCAAGCTTGACCCTGCAATCGAAACACCTGCTTTCCGTGGCCGACCTGTCGCCGGCCGAGATCTGCGCCCTCGTGGAGCGCGCCCGCGACATCAAGCGCACCCCCGACGCGGCAAGACCCCTGCAGGGCAAGACGGTCGCCCTCCTCTTCGAAAAGCCGTCCCTCCGCACCCGCGTCAGCTTCGAGGTCGGCACGGCCAACCTCGGCGGCAACTGCCTCTACCTCAGCCCGGCCGAGGTCGGCATCGGCGGCCGCGAGGCCGTCAGCGACGTCGCCCAGGTCCTCTCCCGCTACGTCGATTGCATCGTCTACCGCTGCTACTCTCACGCGATGCTTGCGGAGCTCGCCCACTACGCCACCGTCCCCGTCATCAACGCCCTCTCCGACGACGAGCACCCCTGCCAGACCCTCGCGGACCTGACAACGGTCCTCGAGCAGCGCGGCTCGTTGCCCGGCACGACCCTCGCCTACATCGGCGATGGCAACAACGTCGCCCGCAGCCTCGGTCTCGGCTGCGCCGCTGTCGGCATGCACTACCGCATCGCTTCCCCCGAGGGCTACGGCCTCTCGCCCGACGATGAGCGCGCCATCGAGGCCCTCGCCGCCGCCAACGGTGGCAGCGCCACCTTCCTCCGTGACCCCCGCGAGGCCGTCGCGGGCGCAAACGTCGTCTACACCGACGTATGGGCCAGCATGGGCCAGGAGGACGAGGCCGCCGTCCGCAAGGAGGTCTTCCTCGGCTACCAGGTCAACCCTGAGCTCATGGCTCTCGCCGCCCCGGACGCCGTCTTCATGCACGACCTGCCCGCCCACTACGGCGAGGAGGTCCCCCACGGCTTCTTGGACGGCCCCCAGTCCGTCGTGTTCGACCAGGCGGAGAACCGCCTGCACGCGCAGCAGGCCCTGTTGGAGGCCCTTCTTGGCTAG
- the der gene encoding ribosome biogenesis GTPase Der — translation MARAASPEEANIGQDAGVMPVVAIVGRPNVGKSTLFNRLTGQRRAVVADEAGTTRDRVITPMEGPNRNFFLVDTGGIDLGAGGPIGSKVSRQVRAALEDADVIVFLTDAVDGLQPADTEIADSLRRLNVPIVTAVNKSEGTRRRFNVAEFYALGLNDPIAISAIKGEGMADLLDAVEDELPPGAEAELDEGFLRLAIVGRPNVGKSSIMNAITGEERAIVDEAPGTTRDSLDAWVSYDGNPLLLIDTAGMRRRGHIVPGPEKFSVLRSLQSIERCNVAVLVMDATELATAQDVHVAGYVLESYHAMLVAVNKWDLAREHETEVIQEIRKKLHWAPYVPIHFVSALTGEGLDGLLTTAQELYREQATEVGAAELNTTIVEAMAKHPPRSQGRRQLRLYRGEQSQVHPLGFTLYVNNPEIVHFSYRRYLLNTIRSAFSIRRVPIRLDIRKGARRRSQ, via the coding sequence TTGGCTAGGGCGGCATCGCCAGAGGAAGCGAATATCGGCCAGGACGCGGGCGTAATGCCCGTGGTCGCCATCGTCGGCCGCCCAAACGTCGGCAAGTCCACCCTCTTCAACCGCCTGACCGGCCAGCGCCGCGCCGTCGTCGCAGATGAGGCCGGCACCACCCGCGATCGCGTCATCACTCCCATGGAGGGCCCCAACCGCAACTTCTTCCTCGTCGACACCGGCGGCATCGACCTCGGCGCGGGCGGCCCCATCGGCTCCAAGGTCTCCCGCCAGGTCCGCGCCGCCCTCGAGGACGCCGACGTCATCGTCTTCCTGACCGACGCCGTCGACGGCCTCCAGCCCGCCGACACGGAGATCGCCGACTCCCTCCGCCGCCTCAACGTCCCCATCGTCACCGCCGTCAACAAGAGCGAGGGCACCCGCCGCCGCTTCAACGTCGCCGAGTTCTACGCCCTCGGCCTCAACGACCCCATCGCCATCAGCGCCATCAAGGGCGAGGGCATGGCCGACCTCCTCGACGCCGTCGAGGACGAACTGCCCCCCGGCGCCGAGGCTGAGCTCGACGAGGGCTTCCTCCGCCTCGCCATCGTCGGCCGCCCCAACGTCGGCAAGTCCAGCATCATGAACGCCATCACCGGCGAGGAGCGCGCCATCGTCGACGAGGCCCCCGGCACTACCCGCGACTCCCTCGACGCCTGGGTCAGCTACGACGGCAACCCCCTCCTCCTCATCGACACCGCCGGTATGCGCCGCCGCGGCCACATCGTTCCCGGCCCGGAGAAGTTCAGCGTCCTCCGCTCCCTCCAGTCCATAGAGCGCTGCAACGTCGCCGTCCTCGTCATGGACGCCACGGAGCTCGCCACGGCCCAGGACGTCCACGTCGCCGGCTACGTCCTCGAGTCCTACCACGCCATGCTCGTCGCCGTGAACAAGTGGGACCTCGCCCGCGAGCACGAGACGGAGGTCATCCAGGAGATTCGCAAGAAGCTCCACTGGGCCCCCTACGTGCCCATCCACTTCGTCTCCGCCCTCACCGGCGAGGGCCTCGACGGCCTCCTCACCACCGCGCAGGAGCTCTACCGCGAGCAGGCCACCGAGGTCGGCGCCGCCGAGCTCAACACCACCATCGTCGAGGCCATGGCCAAGCACCCCCCGCGCTCGCAGGGCCGCCGTCAGCTCCGCCTCTACCGCGGCGAGCAGAGCCAGGTGCACCCCCTCGGCTTCACCCTCTACGTCAACAACCCGGAGATCGTGCACTTCTCCTACCGCCGCTACCTGCTGAACACCATCCGCAGCGCCTTCTCCATCCGCCGCGTCCCCATCCGCCTCGACATCCGCAAGGGCGCCAGGAGGCGGTCGCAGTGA
- the plsY gene encoding glycerol-3-phosphate 1-O-acyltransferase PlsY, protein MNAIVVFVLVIAASYLLGAVPWGLLIGRWSRGVDVRQTGSGNIGSSNVLRTAGARAAVPALLLDVAKGAVPVLAARAIADAAGFTDAQSAGLQAGVALAALAGHSWSVYLKFSGGKGVATGVGGLFVLFPWGGLTALVLGLVLMRLTRYISLGSVIGVTIGAGSLVVFWLRGDFHWAYALHGFVGWAIIIGRHHGNIRRLFSGTEARLGESAAPPQVQPEA, encoded by the coding sequence GTGAACGCGATAGTCGTCTTCGTGCTCGTCATCGCGGCATCCTACCTGCTGGGCGCCGTCCCGTGGGGCCTGCTCATCGGCCGATGGAGCCGCGGCGTCGACGTCCGGCAGACCGGCAGCGGCAACATCGGCAGCAGCAACGTCCTCCGCACCGCCGGCGCCAGGGCCGCCGTCCCGGCCCTCCTCCTCGACGTCGCCAAGGGCGCTGTCCCCGTCCTCGCCGCCCGCGCCATCGCCGACGCCGCCGGCTTCACCGATGCCCAGAGCGCCGGCCTGCAGGCGGGTGTCGCGTTGGCCGCTCTCGCCGGCCATAGCTGGTCCGTCTACCTCAAGTTCAGCGGCGGCAAGGGCGTCGCGACGGGCGTCGGCGGCCTCTTCGTCCTCTTCCCATGGGGCGGATTGACCGCATTGGTCCTTGGCCTCGTGCTCATGCGCCTGACCCGCTACATCTCCCTCGGCAGCGTCATCGGCGTCACCATCGGAGCGGGCTCGCTCGTCGTCTTCTGGCTCCGCGGCGACTTCCACTGGGCCTACGCCCTCCACGGCTTCGTCGGCTGGGCCATCATCATCGGCCGCCACCACGGCAACATCCGCCGCCTCTTCTCCGGCACCGAGGCCCGTCTCGGCGAATCCGCGGCCCCGCCGCAAGTGCAGCCGGAGGCGTAG
- a CDS encoding NAD(P)-dependent glycerol-3-phosphate dehydrogenase, whose protein sequence is MTHATVVGTTSWGTTLAILLARRGAPVPLLARSGDEAGILARDRENHRLLPGALFPDSLSPSADAGAALDGADLVVLGMPAQRLRENLSALRGHINDQTVLLSAIKGLEHDTGLPMTHVIQEELPDVAEGRIAVLSGPNFAREVVEDKPSSTVIACQDPAVAEWVQELYNSPTFRVYTNDDVVGVELGGALKNAIAIAAGISDGLGYGANAKAALVTRGLAEITRLGVACGAKPLTLAGLSGLGDMAATCFSNLSRNRYVGEQVGEGVPLAEVLEGMVHVAEGVDTIAAALLLAQRHGIEMPITEMTARILFDGVGPREATSYLLNRAPGQEWPTELS, encoded by the coding sequence ATGACCCATGCGACGGTCGTGGGCACCACGAGCTGGGGTACGACCTTGGCCATCCTCCTCGCCCGCCGCGGCGCCCCCGTCCCCCTCCTCGCCCGCTCCGGCGACGAGGCCGGCATTCTCGCCCGCGATCGCGAGAATCATCGCCTGCTGCCCGGCGCGCTCTTCCCCGACTCTCTGTCCCCGTCCGCCGACGCCGGCGCCGCCCTGGACGGGGCTGACCTCGTCGTGCTCGGCATGCCGGCGCAGCGGCTGCGGGAGAACCTCTCCGCCCTGCGTGGCCATATCAACGACCAGACCGTACTTCTGAGCGCCATCAAGGGCCTCGAACACGACACCGGCTTGCCTATGACGCATGTGATTCAAGAGGAGCTGCCGGATGTCGCCGAGGGCCGCATCGCCGTCCTCTCCGGCCCTAATTTCGCTCGGGAAGTCGTCGAGGACAAGCCCTCCTCAACCGTCATCGCCTGCCAGGATCCCGCCGTCGCCGAGTGGGTTCAGGAGCTCTACAACTCCCCCACCTTCCGCGTCTACACAAACGATGACGTTGTGGGAGTGGAGCTTGGCGGCGCCCTCAAGAACGCCATCGCCATAGCCGCGGGCATCAGCGACGGCCTCGGCTACGGCGCCAACGCCAAGGCTGCCCTCGTCACACGGGGGTTGGCGGAGATCACCCGCTTGGGCGTGGCCTGTGGCGCCAAGCCCCTGACGCTCGCCGGCCTCTCCGGGCTCGGTGACATGGCCGCCACCTGCTTTAGCAACCTCAGCCGCAACCGCTATGTCGGCGAGCAGGTGGGGGAAGGGGTGCCGTTGGCGGAAGTGCTGGAAGGCATGGTGCATGTCGCGGAGGGCGTGGACACCATCGCCGCTGCGCTTCTTCTCGCCCAGCGGCACGGCATAGAGATGCCCATCACAGAGATGACGGCCCGCATCCTTTTCGACGGCGTTGGCCCGCGCGAGGCGACGTCATACCTGCTCAACCGCGCTCCCGGCCAGGAGTGGCCCACCGAGCTCAGCTAG
- the prmA gene encoding 50S ribosomal protein L11 methyltransferase, translating to MDWLELSVEASPELVEPLVELFQRYGRRQVVVEEAGGVNPDEGESPPVGGPVFVRTYFPQDRRSADRVARIQAGVQLMGLIKPLSPLKVRTVSPFEWEEAWKAHFQPLRVGKRLVVRPTWHEHEALEGDIVLTLDPGLAFGTGHHPTTRMCLEQLERRVEPGMRILDLGTGSGLLAQGALLLGAEWALALDTEADAVRSSRRNLKAAGLSRRVRIARGTLPHPQAVGLDLTVANISAKVLVELAGALAETLRPGGTLIASGALEERGDEVREAILGAGFEELETQQTEDWLALCFRRG from the coding sequence GTGGACTGGCTAGAGCTTTCCGTGGAAGCCTCTCCCGAGCTGGTGGAGCCGCTGGTGGAGCTGTTCCAGCGCTACGGGCGCCGGCAGGTTGTGGTGGAGGAGGCGGGCGGGGTCAACCCGGACGAGGGAGAGTCGCCGCCCGTTGGAGGGCCGGTCTTCGTGCGGACGTATTTTCCGCAGGACAGGCGCTCGGCCGACCGTGTCGCGCGCATTCAGGCGGGAGTGCAGCTCATGGGGCTGATCAAGCCGTTGTCGCCGTTGAAGGTGCGGACGGTGTCGCCCTTCGAGTGGGAAGAGGCGTGGAAGGCGCACTTCCAGCCCCTGCGCGTAGGGAAGCGGCTGGTGGTGCGCCCAACGTGGCATGAGCACGAGGCGTTGGAAGGCGACATTGTGCTGACGCTGGACCCAGGGCTGGCCTTCGGGACGGGGCACCACCCGACGACGCGCATGTGCCTGGAGCAGCTGGAGCGGCGGGTGGAGCCGGGGATGCGCATCCTGGACCTGGGCACGGGCAGCGGGCTGCTGGCGCAGGGTGCGCTGCTGCTGGGCGCCGAGTGGGCGCTGGCGCTGGACACGGAGGCGGACGCTGTCCGGTCGTCACGGCGGAACCTGAAGGCCGCGGGGCTGTCGCGCCGGGTGCGCATCGCACGGGGAACGTTGCCGCACCCGCAGGCGGTGGGGCTGGACCTGACCGTCGCGAACATCTCGGCGAAGGTGCTGGTGGAGCTTGCGGGGGCTCTGGCCGAGACGCTGAGGCCGGGCGGGACGCTCATCGCGTCCGGGGCGCTGGAGGAGCGGGGGGACGAGGTGCGGGAGGCGATCCTGGGCGCCGGGTTCGAGGAGCTGGAGACGCAGCAGACGGAGGACTGGCTGGCGCTGTGCTTTCGTCGCGGCTAG
- the dnaJ gene encoding molecular chaperone DnaJ, with the protein MATQKDYYNLLGVPRDATEEQIRRAFRGLAMEWHPDRNKAKDAAERFKEINEAYQVLIDPEKRRMYDRFGRADVDPNSGWPGRGFDGFDFPGGVGDIFDAFFGGFRGQANTSAKGRDLQYSMTITFEEAALGVEREVQITRQEICGTCHGDLAEPGTQKEQCANCGGSGQVRRTQSSVFGQFMQVVACSACRGLGQTILSPCTGCRGTGREKSTRKVMVNVPAGVEDGMRVRLAGEGDAGVNGGRPGDVFVSLSVKPHLYFRRDKENLVFDLPLNVAHAALGTTIEVPMLEGERETFEVPAGVQSGAILRKRGKGVPNLHNGRPGDLIGLVTVMTPQKMGPRTRELFEELSESLDEDEEAYASNGVKSWFRKLKDVLTGEST; encoded by the coding sequence ATGGCAACACAGAAGGACTACTACAATCTCCTAGGTGTGCCCCGGGACGCGACGGAGGAGCAGATCCGCCGTGCGTTCCGTGGGTTGGCCATGGAGTGGCATCCGGACAGGAACAAGGCAAAGGACGCCGCCGAGCGCTTCAAGGAGATCAACGAGGCGTACCAAGTGCTCATCGACCCGGAGAAGCGGCGGATGTACGACCGGTTCGGGCGGGCGGACGTGGACCCGAACAGCGGCTGGCCGGGGCGCGGTTTCGACGGGTTCGACTTTCCGGGCGGCGTGGGTGACATCTTTGACGCTTTCTTCGGCGGGTTCCGGGGCCAGGCCAACACGTCGGCCAAGGGCCGGGACCTGCAGTATTCGATGACCATCACGTTTGAGGAAGCGGCGCTGGGCGTGGAGCGCGAGGTGCAGATCACACGGCAGGAGATCTGCGGGACGTGTCACGGCGACCTGGCTGAGCCCGGGACGCAGAAGGAGCAGTGCGCCAACTGCGGCGGCTCCGGGCAGGTGCGCAGGACGCAGAGCAGCGTGTTTGGGCAGTTTATGCAGGTGGTGGCATGCTCTGCATGCCGGGGGCTGGGACAGACGATCCTGTCGCCGTGCACGGGCTGCAGAGGCACGGGCCGGGAGAAGTCGACGCGCAAGGTGATGGTGAACGTGCCCGCGGGCGTGGAGGACGGCATGCGCGTCCGGCTTGCGGGAGAAGGGGACGCGGGCGTCAACGGCGGGAGGCCGGGCGACGTCTTCGTGAGCCTGTCGGTGAAGCCCCACCTGTACTTTCGCCGCGATAAGGAGAACCTGGTCTTTGATCTTCCCCTGAACGTGGCGCATGCTGCCCTTGGAACGACAATAGAGGTCCCGATGCTGGAAGGCGAGCGGGAGACATTTGAGGTGCCCGCAGGGGTGCAGTCCGGGGCCATCCTTCGCAAGCGGGGCAAGGGCGTGCCCAACCTGCACAACGGCCGACCTGGCGATCTCATCGGCCTGGTGACGGTGATGACGCCGCAGAAGATGGGCCCACGCACGCGGGAGCTCTTCGAGGAACTGTCTGAGTCGCTGGACGAGGACGAAGAGGCCTACGCGTCCAACGGTGTGAAGTCGTGGTTCCGGAAGCTGAAGGACGTCCTCACCGGCGAGAGCACCTAG
- a CDS encoding nucleotide exchange factor GrpE, which translates to MEQQNPEHGATGGAPEAPNHSPDEQQAPAGESADAAGGDADELSARVQELEERSQRYLANWQRAQADLQNFRRQVERDQEEMAQWASAALMQQTLSVLDDLERAFNTVPANLISLTWIEGVWLMYKKLEAMLVARGLEALEVQAGQTFDPNLHQAVTEVDGVAGAVVEVVQRGYTVGGRLLRPALVTVGNGSVVAEGGGEDAGDTDSPPAPEGDGEGETPDPQTDSAN; encoded by the coding sequence ATGGAACAGCAGAACCCAGAGCATGGGGCCACGGGCGGCGCACCGGAGGCCCCAAACCATTCTCCGGACGAGCAGCAGGCGCCAGCGGGCGAGTCGGCCGACGCGGCCGGGGGCGACGCAGATGAGCTGTCGGCGCGGGTGCAGGAGCTGGAGGAGCGTTCGCAGCGGTACTTGGCCAACTGGCAGCGCGCGCAAGCCGACCTGCAGAACTTCCGCAGGCAGGTGGAGCGCGACCAGGAGGAGATGGCGCAGTGGGCGTCCGCGGCGCTGATGCAGCAGACGCTGAGCGTGCTGGACGACCTGGAGCGGGCGTTCAACACCGTGCCGGCGAACCTGATATCGCTCACCTGGATCGAAGGCGTGTGGCTGATGTACAAGAAGCTGGAGGCGATGCTGGTGGCCCGCGGCCTCGAGGCGCTTGAGGTGCAGGCGGGCCAGACCTTTGACCCGAACCTGCACCAGGCGGTCACCGAGGTGGACGGCGTTGCGGGCGCCGTGGTGGAGGTCGTGCAGCGCGGGTACACGGTGGGCGGCAGGCTGCTGAGGCCGGCGCTTGTGACGGTGGGCAACGGGAGCGTGGTGGCGGAGGGAGGCGGCGAGGATGCAGGCGACACGGACTCCCCTCCGGCCCCAGAGGGGGACGGGGAGGGTGAGACCCCCGATCCGCAGACGGATTCCGCCAACTAG
- the hrcA gene encoding heat-inducible transcriptional repressor HrcA: MLERLSTRQETILRIILSQYVGTAAPVPSEVVTRHSGLDVSPATVRHEMAVLEEEGYISRPHHSAGGVPTDRGYRYYVEALAGTPELPGGIKRNLRTQLAGAGRDVDVWARLSARLLAQLANNMALVSMPRTVQTRIRNLQLIYLDELLVMQVLVLQEARLRKELVPLTEPVSEEELTALANRLNHRVRGLSYGDVRGREIADSALERDVLDTTLRILEEEDSTAFADYIVEGLRHLVEQPEFSGASQVRDLIEVLENRRLARAVLTERPGVGEMRIVIGEENREDALKPMSLVITRYGVEGQVFGTVSIVGPMRMHYERAIAGVHYVSSLMSGMLEDAGIAP, from the coding sequence ATGCTGGAACGCCTATCCACAAGGCAGGAGACGATCCTGCGCATCATCCTCTCGCAGTATGTGGGGACCGCGGCGCCGGTGCCCTCTGAGGTGGTGACGCGGCACTCTGGGCTGGACGTGAGCCCGGCGACGGTGCGGCATGAGATGGCGGTGCTGGAGGAAGAGGGGTACATCAGCCGCCCGCACCACTCGGCCGGCGGCGTGCCGACGGACCGGGGGTACCGTTACTACGTCGAGGCGCTGGCGGGGACGCCGGAGTTGCCGGGCGGGATCAAGCGCAACCTTCGCACGCAGCTCGCGGGCGCGGGGCGCGACGTGGACGTGTGGGCGCGGCTGTCGGCGCGGCTGCTGGCGCAGCTGGCGAACAACATGGCGCTGGTGAGCATGCCGCGGACGGTGCAGACGCGCATCCGCAACCTGCAGCTCATCTACCTCGACGAGCTGCTGGTGATGCAGGTGCTGGTGCTGCAGGAGGCGCGGCTGCGGAAGGAGCTGGTGCCGCTGACGGAGCCGGTGTCGGAGGAGGAGCTGACGGCGCTGGCCAACCGGCTGAACCATCGCGTGCGGGGGCTCTCGTACGGGGACGTGCGCGGGCGGGAAATTGCGGACTCGGCGCTGGAGCGCGACGTGCTGGACACGACGCTCCGCATCCTGGAGGAAGAGGACAGCACGGCCTTCGCGGACTACATCGTCGAAGGGCTGCGGCACCTGGTGGAGCAGCCGGAGTTCAGCGGGGCGTCGCAGGTGCGCGACCTGATCGAGGTGCTGGAGAACCGGCGGTTGGCGCGCGCGGTGCTGACCGAGCGGCCCGGCGTGGGCGAGATGCGCATCGTCATAGGCGAGGAGAACCGGGAGGATGCGCTGAAGCCGATGAGCCTGGTCATCACGCGCTACGGCGTGGAGGGGCAGGTGTTCGGCACGGTGAGCATCGTTGGGCCCATGCGCATGCACTACGAGCGCGCGATCGCGGGGGTGCACTACGTGTCCTCGCTGATGAGCGGCATGCTGGAAGATGCGGGCATCGCGCCCTAG